Proteins encoded within one genomic window of Thermococcus celer Vu 13 = JCM 8558:
- a CDS encoding ArnT family glycosyltransferase — translation MRSKNEGFKGLMEQELTVLLAYLLGLAALITFPYFLTRRTPPGYIIGGDTLVHAAISRGILLGRNPFLDQTYNVPPNWYPFLYHLIVAGTSKVLGFSIEESMIFLQVVFTISMLLVVFYVAKELWGGLAGIGAMALSFLLLTAHRYPNPKELAPLLGLISFFLFARSRFWLSGLAMGFAFWTHFGFVLPIAGLPLVMFMIKRDKRYLIPLLVSFLVFLPFVINAALHAQNPPRIEDIYRFWETDTPEKKLLSLMPSLYLLPFVGVGLLKWARRRDPYADELLILIVLIWLARLSPILLKPFGIELWSSRFTGLLPYSYILLSAYGISGVDVSSIKVKAVVLGTLLIVLPLAGALNFWDSVNGDGFVKVSEMDFDHYYPPEHFPEIASWIIQNTGRDDVVATSEEAGMMLNAMTGRPIIATLYGHGNVFLNNEKRRHDLRTLFAGNCKEKESVIRRYRVKYIVVDPFVLQKWGRTNMSCVAHPVYTVGDVVVMEVR, via the coding sequence ATGAGGTCAAAGAATGAAGGTTTCAAGGGTTTAATGGAGCAGGAGCTAACCGTGCTTTTGGCCTACCTTCTTGGCTTAGCCGCCCTCATAACGTTCCCCTACTTCCTGACCCGTAGGACTCCTCCCGGTTACATTATCGGGGGTGACACCCTCGTCCACGCCGCGATCTCAAGGGGGATACTCCTCGGGAGAAACCCCTTTCTCGATCAGACCTACAACGTTCCGCCCAACTGGTACCCCTTCCTCTATCACCTCATCGTGGCAGGAACCTCAAAGGTTTTGGGGTTCTCAATAGAGGAGAGCATGATATTCCTCCAGGTGGTGTTCACGATCTCCATGCTTCTCGTTGTTTTCTACGTGGCCAAAGAGCTGTGGGGAGGGCTGGCTGGAATCGGGGCTATGGCCCTTTCGTTTCTGCTTTTGACTGCACATAGATACCCGAACCCCAAGGAACTGGCTCCGTTGCTCGGTCTCATCTCTTTCTTCCTCTTCGCAAGGTCGAGGTTCTGGCTCTCCGGGCTCGCCATGGGGTTCGCGTTCTGGACGCACTTCGGGTTCGTTCTCCCGATCGCTGGCCTTCCTTTGGTTATGTTCATGATCAAGCGCGATAAACGCTATTTGATCCCCCTTCTTGTCTCCTTCCTTGTATTCCTGCCGTTCGTAATCAACGCAGCGCTCCACGCCCAGAATCCACCCCGAATAGAAGACATATACCGATTCTGGGAGACCGATACACCTGAGAAAAAGCTTCTTAGCCTTATGCCATCCCTTTATCTCCTTCCTTTTGTTGGCGTTGGCCTGTTAAAGTGGGCCAGACGGAGAGATCCTTACGCTGACGAACTCCTGATCTTGATTGTCCTAATCTGGCTCGCGAGACTCTCTCCCATACTCCTGAAGCCATTTGGAATCGAGCTCTGGTCGTCCAGATTCACCGGACTTCTCCCTTACTCCTACATCCTGCTGTCGGCTTACGGCATCTCGGGGGTTGATGTCTCCAGCATTAAAGTTAAAGCCGTAGTCCTCGGCACTCTGCTTATTGTGCTCCCGCTTGCGGGGGCATTGAACTTTTGGGACTCCGTGAACGGTGATGGCTTCGTGAAGGTATCGGAGATGGATTTCGATCACTACTATCCACCGGAGCATTTCCCTGAAATCGCCAGTTGGATCATCCAGAACACCGGGCGCGATGACGTTGTGGCGACCAGTGAGGAAGCTGGGATGATGCTAAACGCCATGACGGGCAGGCCGATAATTGCAACGCTCTACGGACACGGCAACGTCTTCCTCAACAACGAAAAACGAAGACATGACCTTAGAACATTGTTCGCGGGGAACTGCAAGGAGAAGGAATCGGTAATAAGAAGGTACAGAGTTAAGTACATAGTAGTTGACCCATTCGTGCTTCAAAAGTGGGGAAGGACTAACATGTCGTGCGTCGCCCATCCCGTTTATACTGTGGGAGATGTGGTAGTTATGGAGGTGAGGTGA
- a CDS encoding EamA family transporter, whose amino-acid sequence MKLLSYGVLGTCILISGVTPILFKVGMNAVGSLDTMDRLLSLRTVKLVLSNKYILAGIALYLGSSILWLIGLSMLDVSLMYPLLSLAYVVTTVLAVLVLNEPVRMSRWMGVILIILGSILTGLNR is encoded by the coding sequence GTGAAGCTCCTGTCGTATGGTGTTTTGGGAACCTGCATACTGATCAGCGGTGTTACCCCCATACTGTTCAAGGTGGGGATGAACGCGGTCGGAAGTCTCGATACCATGGACCGGCTGTTGTCCCTCAGGACGGTTAAACTCGTGCTCTCCAATAAGTACATCCTGGCCGGCATCGCCCTTTATCTGGGATCCTCGATCCTGTGGCTAATTGGCCTCTCGATGCTGGATGTGAGCCTGATGTATCCTCTTTTGAGCCTGGCCTACGTTGTAACCACCGTGCTGGCGGTTTTGGTTCTCAATGAACCGGTGAGAATGAGCCGCTGGATGGGGGTGATCCTCATAATACTCGGAAGCATCCTGACGGGGCTTAACAGGTAG
- a CDS encoding anaerobic ribonucleoside-triphosphate reductase activating protein, with protein MLTAGWKSVSMVDVHGKVTFTLWLCGCNLECPFCHNWVIAEGKGCTGLDEARLMEDLRESAFLIDYLHITGGEPLLQWRELVPLLRKVKETGVRISLNTNGTLVGPLRKLVDEGLIDHVATDLKSPPFHLYGLPEEVSWKLWGLFLRSLDIITDSSIPLELRIPVPRGFPAGEVLRYIDEALGHLEGHGDFYVVLNPLIGPPMVSPRDEGWCGVHCSPNGELEVIRQHLRRYGVRLVLNRTLSHDNTEKLLSPAKG; from the coding sequence ATGCTCACGGCAGGGTGGAAGAGCGTCAGTATGGTGGACGTCCACGGAAAAGTCACTTTCACCCTGTGGCTCTGCGGGTGCAACCTGGAGTGCCCCTTCTGCCACAACTGGGTGATAGCTGAAGGGAAAGGGTGCACCGGGCTGGACGAGGCCCGACTCATGGAAGACCTGCGGGAAAGCGCATTTCTGATCGACTACCTGCACATAACCGGGGGAGAGCCCCTCCTCCAGTGGCGGGAGCTGGTGCCCCTGCTGAGGAAGGTCAAGGAAACCGGCGTTAGGATCAGCCTGAACACTAATGGAACGCTCGTGGGGCCCCTGCGAAAGCTTGTGGATGAGGGTTTGATTGACCACGTGGCCACCGACCTGAAATCCCCGCCGTTCCACCTCTACGGGCTCCCGGAAGAGGTAAGCTGGAAACTCTGGGGGCTTTTCCTCCGGAGTCTCGACATTATAACCGACAGCTCGATTCCCCTGGAACTCAGGATCCCGGTGCCCAGGGGTTTCCCCGCGGGCGAGGTCTTGAGGTACATCGACGAGGCCCTCGGCCATCTCGAGGGACACGGGGATTTCTACGTGGTTCTGAACCCCCTGATAGGTCCCCCAATGGTCTCCCCGAGGGATGAAGGGTGGTGCGGTGTTCATTGCTCCCCAAACGGAGAGCTTGAGGTTATACGCCAACATCTGAGGCGTTACGGCGTACGTTTGGTGCTAAATCGGACTCTCTCCCATGACAATACCGAAAAACTTTTAAGTCCTGCCAAGGGTTAG